A portion of the Adhaeribacter radiodurans genome contains these proteins:
- a CDS encoding MBL fold metallo-hydrolase: protein MSTSQPNIRYLRNEHLKTIKPNYPGNKVINGQFANGDELYTPSLQTVLKWQLSRNPQKEEKEKDTFVPPVIPDAQLFTSNHDLLVWLGHASFLLQLNGISFLIDPVLVDSPFLRRRHPLPCSLGDIRHIDYLVLSHGHRDHLDEKSIKLLAKNNPQVKALIPLAMGPLLHQMAPGITYQEAGWYQQYALPENLGVAVYYLPAAHWHRRGLTDMNKILWGSFLFKTNSNLIYFGGDSAYEKHFSDIKDFFGPPDMAILPIGAYKPPYMMQLSHMNPPEAVQACNDLGAKTFIPMHYGTFDLSDEPAGEPIRWMQELAAAGKLNGKLKIPAVGERVLL from the coding sequence GTGAGTACTTCCCAACCGAACATCCGTTATTTGCGCAACGAGCACCTGAAAACCATTAAGCCTAATTATCCGGGCAATAAAGTTATAAACGGCCAATTTGCTAATGGCGACGAATTGTATACACCTTCGCTTCAAACTGTACTGAAATGGCAACTTTCCCGTAATCCGCAAAAAGAAGAAAAAGAGAAAGACACTTTTGTTCCACCGGTTATTCCGGATGCTCAACTATTTACTTCTAACCACGATTTGTTGGTGTGGCTAGGTCATGCTTCCTTTCTCCTGCAATTAAACGGGATTTCGTTTCTCATAGATCCGGTTTTAGTAGATTCGCCTTTTCTCCGGCGAAGACATCCCTTACCTTGTTCTTTGGGAGACATCCGGCATATTGATTACTTGGTTCTCTCGCATGGGCACCGCGACCATCTGGACGAGAAATCTATTAAATTATTGGCAAAAAATAACCCGCAGGTAAAAGCTCTTATTCCGTTGGCCATGGGACCGTTGCTGCACCAAATGGCACCCGGAATTACGTACCAGGAAGCCGGTTGGTACCAGCAATACGCCCTGCCAGAAAATTTAGGGGTAGCGGTTTACTATTTACCCGCCGCTCACTGGCATCGTAGGGGCTTAACCGACATGAACAAAATTTTATGGGGAAGTTTTTTATTTAAAACTAATTCTAATCTTATTTATTTTGGCGGCGACAGCGCTTACGAAAAACACTTTTCTGACATTAAGGATTTTTTTGGTCCTCCGGATATGGCCATTTTACCGATTGGGGCTTATAAACCACCTTATATGATGCAGCTTAGCCACATGAATCCGCCGGAAGCCGTGCAAGCTTGTAACGATTTAGGAGCCAAAACTTTTATTCCCATGCATTACGGCACTTTCGACCTTTCCGACGAGCCTGCCGGCGAACCTATCCGGTGGATGCAGGAACTAGCCGCCGCCGGTAAATTAAACGGTAAACTTAAAATTCCGGCCGTTGGCGAGCGGGTGCTTTTGTAG
- a CDS encoding sodium:solute symporter, with the protein MSPIIIICIIAAYFCVLILISFLTSSKSDNTDSFFLANRKSPWFVVAFGMIGTSLSGVTFISIPGMVNKAEFSYLQFVFGYLLGYLVIATILMPLYYRLNLISIYAYLEQRFGYWSYKTGAFFFLLARTIGAALRLYVVAGVLQLAVFDALGVPFYISVFITIALIWVYTFRGGMKTIIWTDTFQTLAMLICVGASIALISDELNLSFQGLVKTVEESSFSKVFFWDVKDSRYFLKQFFSGAFITIVMTGLDQDMMQKNLSCKNLGEAQKNMFTFSIILVLVNILFLSLGALLYIFAQAKGITLPTKGDDVFPFLALNYFPAFAAIAFILGIVAITYASADSALTALTTSFCVDFLEFKNRPETERQKLKFYVHIGFSLLLMLVIVIFKIINDESVVTAVFKIAGYTYGPLLGLYAFGLFIRRNLQDKLVPVVCFLAPILTYIININSKEWFWGYEFGFEILILNGFITILGLLSISRPATEVLEPATGEMVNT; encoded by the coding sequence ATGTCGCCTATCATTATTATCTGCATTATTGCGGCTTATTTTTGCGTATTAATTCTGATCTCCTTCCTTACCAGTAGCAAGTCTGATAACACCGATTCGTTTTTCCTGGCCAACCGGAAGTCGCCTTGGTTTGTGGTAGCTTTTGGTATGATTGGCACCTCGTTGTCTGGGGTTACCTTTATATCTATTCCGGGTATGGTAAATAAGGCCGAGTTTTCGTACCTGCAATTTGTGTTTGGGTATTTATTAGGCTATCTGGTTATTGCTACCATTTTAATGCCGTTGTACTACCGCTTAAATTTAATTTCTATTTATGCATACCTGGAGCAGCGCTTTGGTTATTGGTCGTATAAAACCGGTGCGTTTTTCTTTTTGCTGGCGCGTACCATTGGGGCGGCTTTGCGCTTGTACGTAGTGGCAGGAGTGTTGCAATTAGCCGTTTTCGATGCGTTAGGAGTTCCTTTTTACATTTCGGTGTTTATTACCATTGCGCTTATTTGGGTGTATACTTTTAGAGGCGGGATGAAAACCATTATCTGGACCGATACTTTTCAAACGCTAGCCATGCTCATCTGCGTGGGAGCCAGTATAGCCTTGATTTCGGATGAACTGAATTTATCGTTTCAGGGATTAGTAAAAACCGTAGAAGAAAGCAGCTTTTCCAAAGTATTTTTCTGGGATGTAAAAGACAGCCGTTACTTCTTGAAACAATTTTTCTCCGGCGCTTTTATTACCATTGTTATGACTGGTCTGGACCAGGACATGATGCAGAAAAATCTGAGCTGTAAAAACCTCGGCGAAGCTCAGAAAAACATGTTTACTTTTAGTATTATCCTGGTTTTAGTAAATATTTTGTTTTTATCCTTGGGAGCTTTGCTGTATATTTTTGCTCAAGCCAAAGGCATTACCTTACCCACCAAAGGCGACGATGTTTTTCCGTTTTTAGCGCTTAACTACTTTCCGGCATTTGCGGCTATAGCATTTATTCTGGGTATTGTAGCCATAACTTACGCCAGCGCCGATTCGGCTCTTACGGCGCTTACCACTTCGTTTTGCGTCGATTTTCTGGAATTTAAAAACCGGCCCGAAACCGAGCGGCAGAAGCTCAAATTCTACGTGCACATTGGTTTTTCGCTGTTGCTAATGCTGGTTATTGTCATTTTTAAAATAATTAACGACGAAAGTGTAGTAACTGCGGTATTTAAAATTGCCGGTTACACCTACGGACCTTTGTTGGGTTTATATGCTTTTGGTTTGTTTATCCGACGGAACTTACAGGATAAATTAGTTCCGGTAGTTTGCTTTTTAGCGCCTATTCTTACTTACATCATCAACATAAATTCTAAAGAATGGTTTTGGGGCTACGAGTTCGGTTTCGAAATACTAATACTAAATGGCTTTATTACTATTCTAGGCTTACTCAGTATTTCCCGTCCTGCAACGGAGGTGCTGGAGCCAGCAACTGGCGAAATGGTAAACACTTAA
- a CDS encoding ABC transporter ATP-binding protein, whose translation MAKRGFGGRNTSADDLASGKKPLTKENFQKGLRIFRYTLPYKVKFIIGLIFLALSSSTFMVFPALTGQLVDSATGAATGTGIAFLKNINLIALGLFGVILLQGIFSFFRIYFFAQVSEYAVADIRRSLYAKFVVLPIPFFEQKRVGEITSRITSDVSQLQDTFSITLAELFRQLVTLIVGVVIIMVTSVKLSLFMLGTFPVLVLLAFVFGKRIKKLAKATQEEIGKTNVIVEETLQAINVVKAFTNELFEIGRYNRTLSNAVKNALKASYFRGAFVSFIIVGLFGGIILVLWFGASLVESGELTIGQLVQFIIYTTFIGASVGGLGDMYGRVQTSLGAADRVLEILDEPEEPTNLTNQIGTALKVSGNIEYDQVAFSYPTRPDIAVLKDISFQIQSGEKVALVGPSGAGKSTIVALLMKFYNLKGGQICIDGQDINHINLTELRRNIGIVPQEVLLFGGTIRENIAYGKPDATEEEILQAAKKANAYQFIQSFPEKLETVVGERGIKLSGGQRQRVAIARAILKNPAILILDEATSSLDSESEKLVQQAMDELMKGRTSIIIAHRLSTIRKADKILVIENGQIAEQGTHEELSLNEAGLYANLLRLQFELS comes from the coding sequence ATGGCGAAACGCGGATTCGGGGGAAGAAATACTAGTGCAGACGACTTAGCCTCCGGCAAAAAACCACTAACCAAAGAAAACTTTCAGAAAGGCCTTCGAATTTTTCGATACACCCTTCCTTACAAAGTTAAATTTATTATTGGGCTTATATTTCTGGCCTTATCGAGTTCTACCTTTATGGTATTCCCGGCGCTCACGGGCCAACTCGTAGATTCGGCAACAGGAGCCGCTACGGGTACAGGTATTGCTTTCCTGAAAAACATTAACCTGATTGCTCTGGGTTTATTCGGCGTAATTTTATTGCAGGGAATATTTTCCTTCTTTCGGATTTACTTTTTTGCCCAGGTAAGCGAATACGCCGTAGCCGACATTCGGCGGTCGTTATATGCTAAATTTGTGGTGTTACCTATTCCGTTTTTCGAGCAGAAACGAGTTGGCGAAATTACCAGTCGTATTACCTCCGATGTATCGCAACTGCAGGATACATTTTCTATTACGCTGGCCGAGCTGTTCCGGCAATTGGTTACTTTAATTGTAGGAGTAGTCATTATTATGGTTACATCGGTAAAATTGTCCTTATTTATGCTGGGCACTTTTCCGGTATTAGTATTACTGGCTTTTGTGTTTGGAAAAAGGATTAAAAAGCTAGCAAAAGCTACCCAGGAAGAAATTGGTAAAACCAACGTAATTGTTGAAGAAACGCTGCAAGCCATTAATGTGGTAAAAGCTTTTACGAACGAGCTTTTTGAAATTGGGCGTTATAACCGTACCTTATCTAATGCTGTAAAGAATGCTTTAAAAGCTTCTTACTTCCGGGGTGCTTTTGTTTCGTTTATTATTGTGGGCCTTTTTGGCGGTATTATTCTGGTTTTGTGGTTTGGTGCCTCACTCGTAGAAAGCGGAGAATTAACTATTGGGCAGTTAGTACAATTTATTATTTATACCACTTTTATTGGCGCTTCGGTAGGTGGTTTGGGCGATATGTACGGTAGAGTGCAAACTTCTCTGGGCGCAGCCGACCGGGTATTAGAAATATTAGACGAACCAGAAGAACCTACTAATTTAACTAACCAGATAGGGACTGCTTTAAAGGTGAGCGGAAACATTGAATACGATCAGGTTGCCTTCTCCTATCCTACCCGGCCCGATATTGCGGTGCTTAAAGATATTTCCTTTCAAATTCAGTCCGGCGAAAAAGTGGCTTTAGTGGGACCTAGTGGAGCCGGAAAATCAACCATTGTAGCTTTGCTCATGAAGTTTTACAACCTGAAAGGTGGTCAGATTTGTATTGATGGACAGGATATAAATCATATTAATTTAACCGAGTTACGCCGCAACATAGGTATTGTGCCGCAGGAGGTATTATTATTTGGCGGTACCATCCGCGAAAATATTGCCTATGGCAAGCCCGATGCTACCGAAGAAGAAATTTTACAAGCAGCTAAAAAAGCAAATGCCTATCAGTTTATACAATCGTTCCCTGAAAAACTAGAAACTGTAGTAGGCGAACGCGGTATTAAATTGTCGGGAGGTCAACGGCAACGTGTTGCTATTGCCCGGGCTATTTTAAAGAACCCTGCCATTCTTATTCTCGACGAAGCGACTAGTTCCTTAGATTCCGAGTCGGAAAAATTGGTACAGCAAGCCATGGACGAATTGATGAAAGGCCGCACCAGCATTATTATTGCGCACCGCTTATCAACCATCCGGAAAGCCGATAAAATTTTAGTAATTGAAAACGGTCAGATTGCCGAGCAAGGTACCCACGAAGAACTGTCGTTGAACGAAGCCGGCTTATACGCCAATTTGCTTCGGCTTCAGTTTGAATTAAGTTAA